In Rickettsiella endosymbiont of Aleochara curtula, one genomic interval encodes:
- a CDS encoding response regulator, producing the protein MIINPIQKQILLVDDDELCLRILTQYLDEAQYAYVTCKDGLQAWNCLQQYPDKFFVILSDRIMPNLHGLQLLSKIKKKGLNIPLILFSGIACKEERCEAIAQGAYDFFYKPISKELLLALLKKIKKQLL; encoded by the coding sequence ATGATAATAAATCCGATTCAGAAACAGATATTACTAGTGGATGATGATGAATTGTGTTTGAGGATATTAACTCAATATTTAGATGAAGCTCAATATGCCTATGTAACTTGTAAAGATGGTCTGCAGGCTTGGAATTGTTTACAACAATATCCCGATAAATTTTTTGTTATTTTAAGCGATAGAATTATGCCAAATCTGCATGGTTTACAATTATTATCGAAAATAAAAAAGAAAGGATTAAATATTCCTTTAATATTATTTTCAGGTATAGCGTGCAAAGAAGAAAGATGTGAGGCAATAGCGCAAGGGGCGTATGATTTTTTTTATAAACCTATATCTAAAGAATTACTTTTAGCATTGTTGAAAAAAATAAAAAA
- a CDS encoding ubiquinone biosynthesis accessory factor UbiJ produces the protein MILSAQEAILNRYLKLDPESKEHFRRLSGKVVKIEWGPLTYYWLFKSDSIYLCKDYNGPADLILRGSTFDFLRMAFIKKDKALTDIPLQVLGDMEFGKQFREFFSNLEIDYEEQLSKIVGDATAYPITQVLKAIKLWASHNMESLSENLTNYLQREMNWLVSDEELQFFFSDVDELRDDCARLEARIKLLEKGES, from the coding sequence ATGATATTATCAGCTCAAGAAGCGATACTTAATCGCTATCTAAAGCTTGACCCCGAGTCAAAAGAGCATTTCCGTCGACTATCGGGCAAGGTAGTAAAGATAGAATGGGGTCCTCTTACCTACTATTGGCTTTTCAAATCCGATTCAATTTATCTATGTAAAGATTATAACGGACCTGCGGATTTAATCTTGCGCGGTTCAACTTTTGATTTTTTACGTATGGCTTTTATAAAGAAAGATAAAGCGCTTACGGATATCCCTCTGCAAGTGCTCGGTGACATGGAGTTTGGAAAACAGTTTAGAGAATTTTTTTCAAATCTAGAAATCGATTACGAAGAACAATTATCAAAAATAGTGGGTGATGCTACCGCTTACCCGATAACACAAGTACTTAAGGCAATAAAGCTTTGGGCTAGTCACAACATGGAAAGTCTTAGTGAAAATTTGACAAACTATCTCCAGAGAGAAATGAATTGGTTGGTATCTGACGAAGAATTACAGTTTTTTTTTTCCGATGTTGATGAACTTCGCGACGATTGTGCCCGATTAGAAGCTCGGATAAAATTGTTGGAAAAAGGGGAGAGTTGA
- the ubiE gene encoding bifunctional demethylmenaquinone methyltransferase/2-methoxy-6-polyprenyl-1,4-benzoquinol methylase UbiE gives MNETLTTDFGYQTISLNEKNSRVGEVFQSVAGKYDLMNDLMSFGLHRLWKKFAVQLAQLRSGDNVLDVAGGTGDLIKTFAKHIGPQGKAVLLDINAAMLNIGRDRLLNSGFTEINAIQANAEYLPFAEASFDCLSIAFGLRNVTNKQTALQSMYQVLKPGGRLLVLEFSKPILGFLQTLYDRYSFDFLPKLGEWIANDEASYRYLVESIRRHPDQKTLQTLILDAGFDECEYYNLSGGIVALHRAWKF, from the coding sequence ATGAATGAAACCTTAACCACAGATTTTGGTTATCAAACTATTTCCTTAAACGAAAAAAATAGCCGGGTAGGTGAGGTTTTTCAATCGGTTGCGGGCAAGTATGATCTTATGAATGATTTAATGTCATTTGGTCTGCATCGCCTATGGAAGAAATTTGCAGTGCAATTAGCTCAGCTTCGTAGCGGGGATAATGTGCTTGATGTAGCAGGTGGAACGGGTGATTTGATAAAGACATTTGCTAAACACATAGGACCGCAAGGCAAGGCTGTTTTGTTGGATATTAATGCTGCCATGCTAAATATAGGTCGAGATCGGCTTCTGAATTCAGGTTTTACTGAGATAAATGCTATCCAAGCCAACGCAGAATATTTACCCTTTGCGGAGGCTAGCTTTGATTGCTTGAGCATTGCTTTTGGATTACGTAATGTAACGAATAAGCAAACTGCATTACAATCTATGTATCAGGTTTTAAAGCCAGGTGGGCGTTTACTCGTTTTAGAGTTTTCTAAGCCCATATTGGGTTTTTTACAAACTTTGTATGATCGTTACTCCTTCGATTTTTTACCTAAATTGGGAGAGTGGATTGCTAATGACGAAGCAAGTTATCGTTATTTAGTAGAATCCATACGTCGCCATCCCGATCAAAAAACCCTTCAGACACTTATTTTAGACGCAGGATTTGATGAGTGTGAATACTATAACCTTAGCGGTGGAATAGTTGCATTACATAGAGCGTGGAAATTTTGA
- the ubiB gene encoding ubiquinone biosynthesis regulatory protein kinase UbiB, with the protein MKSISRLVRLMQISFILFRYNLDELLFSLDLFRPLRFFAFLNPYRRVNKKIPRGERIRLALEDLGPIFVKFGQTLSTRRDFIPIDIADELAKLQDRVPPFSGEEAKSIVETCIKKPIAEAFSEFDINPLASASIAQVHAAKLLVTGQEVVVKVLRPGVYKRISRDIDLLYSLANLALRYWRPAKQLRPREIVAEFEACLKDELDLLREGANASQLRRNFSNSDLLYIPEVYWPYTFHKVLVMERIYGISISDISALKKQGINLKKLAERGVEIFFTQVFRDCFFHADMHPGNIFVSPENKENPQYLGVDFGIMGSLSPDDQRYLAENLMAFFNRDYRRVAQLHVESGWVAENTRINEFEAAIRTVCEPIFERPLKEISFGQLLLRLFQTARRFNMEVQPQLVLLQKTLFNVEGLGRQLYPDLDLWNTAKPFLERWLRKQIGPRAFLRKIREYAPYWAEKAPEIPDLIYQVMHELRHLKKNVKCLYCEGGKEKQQTSKKSFWFIGLGLATACMAWVLLDLSVKYVTHLASPYLWVLGLGGLGLFLSAMINLRKFN; encoded by the coding sequence ATGAAATCAATATCTCGTTTAGTGCGTTTAATGCAGATCAGTTTTATTCTTTTTCGTTATAACTTAGATGAATTACTATTCTCTCTCGATCTATTTCGCCCTTTACGTTTTTTTGCTTTTCTAAATCCTTATAGAAGAGTTAATAAAAAAATTCCGAGAGGAGAAAGAATTCGTCTTGCATTGGAAGATTTAGGCCCAATTTTTGTTAAATTTGGGCAAACTTTATCGACTCGACGTGATTTTATTCCCATTGATATTGCTGACGAATTGGCAAAACTGCAGGATCGAGTACCGCCTTTTTCGGGAGAAGAAGCAAAATCTATTGTTGAAACCTGTATTAAAAAACCCATTGCTGAAGCATTTTCTGAGTTTGATATTAATCCTTTGGCGTCAGCATCTATCGCACAGGTTCATGCAGCTAAGTTATTGGTAACGGGTCAAGAAGTTGTGGTTAAGGTTTTAAGGCCGGGAGTATATAAAAGAATTAGTCGAGATATCGATCTATTATATTCCTTAGCTAATTTAGCCCTGCGTTATTGGCGGCCTGCAAAGCAGCTTAGACCGCGTGAAATTGTGGCGGAGTTTGAAGCTTGTTTAAAAGATGAATTAGATTTATTGCGTGAGGGGGCAAATGCCTCGCAGTTACGCCGTAATTTTTCTAATTCTGATTTGCTTTATATTCCCGAAGTATATTGGCCCTATACCTTTCATAAAGTTTTAGTTATGGAACGTATTTATGGCATTTCGATTTCTGATATTTCTGCTTTAAAAAAACAAGGAATTAATTTAAAAAAATTAGCTGAAAGAGGCGTTGAAATTTTCTTCACGCAAGTTTTTCGCGATTGTTTTTTTCATGCTGATATGCATCCTGGCAATATTTTTGTTTCACCTGAAAATAAAGAAAATCCGCAATACTTGGGTGTCGATTTTGGGATTATGGGTAGTTTAAGCCCAGACGATCAACGTTATCTCGCCGAAAATCTGATGGCTTTTTTTAATAGAGATTACCGTCGCGTCGCCCAATTACATGTTGAATCGGGCTGGGTTGCAGAAAATACCAGAATTAATGAATTTGAGGCAGCAATTCGTACTGTATGTGAACCCATTTTTGAAAGACCTTTGAAAGAAATTTCTTTTGGACAGTTACTTTTACGATTATTTCAAACTGCTAGACGATTTAATATGGAGGTGCAACCCCAATTAGTTCTATTACAAAAAACTTTATTCAATGTTGAAGGTCTAGGGCGACAATTGTATCCTGATTTGGATTTATGGAATACAGCTAAACCTTTTTTGGAACGATGGTTACGAAAACAAATTGGGCCACGTGCTTTTTTACGTAAAATTCGAGAATATGCACCTTATTGGGCAGAAAAGGCTCCTGAAATTCCAGATTTAATCTATCAGGTCATGCACGAGTTACGCCATTTAAAAAAGAACGTTAAGTGTCTTTATTGTGAGGGAGGAAAAGAAAAGCAACAAACAAGTAAAAAATCTTTTTGGTTTATAGGCCTAGGCTTGGCCACTGCTTGTATGGCTTGGGTTTTGCTAGATCTCAGCGTTAAGTATGTAACGCATTTAGCATCGCCCTATTTATGGGTTTTAGGTTTAGGAGGTTTGGGATTATTTTTAAGTGCGATGATTAATTTACGAAAGTTTAATTAA